A region of the Drosophila subpulchrella strain 33 F10 #4 breed RU33 chromosome 3L, RU_Dsub_v1.1 Primary Assembly, whole genome shotgun sequence genome:
CTTGATCGCGGATTAGGAACCCATAAAGGATAACAATGGGATGACAAGTTTTTCCACACGATATatgttatatttgttttgtatatatgtatgtacgcGATTAACCAGAATTCCCAATTTCCCTGGCAAACTTTCGCACGCAGTGCCCCGAAAAATCCAGAATATCCACTCCAAGGATGACAAAGGCTTCTTTTAGGACTACTCCTCCGTCTGTATATAGAACTTTATTTATACGCTTAGTTCTTTCACTCTCCCAAGCTAAACTTTTGTAATATATTTATGACTGTCTTTCTTCTGTGCTATACTTGCTACACCTTTTCTAGACTATCTTCTTTAGAAGCCTTTGTGATGACTGTCAAACTGTGGCAGGTATCCCTAAACTGCCACGCCCCATTGAGAGCAACGGTGGGCGTGCTAAATTGTGTGCCATTGCGGGATTGCTGACAGTTTGGCATGTTTTTTTGATAAGAAAATATTCTTGGTTTGGGAAAAGATTGCCGATAATGGGCCGGTCATTGTGCATTAGTAGCTGGTACTCTAGAGATCCCCGCTGTTATCCTCGTGACCTCTTTCCGCCTCTTTCTTCCACTCTTACCCGTCTCACTCACTCACCGACTCACTatctctctcgcgctctcacTCTATATATCTCTCACTCACTCTCTCAGTCTGACACCTTTGTATCTAGTTTCATTTTTTGCATTTAGTATTTTTCACATGTATTGTGTATTTATAAACAATTATGCAGCTTAATTATAAACAACAAACGATGAAAAAACGTACGaaaaaaagcaacaaaaaaataaaacattgtaCTCAATTAGGAGGATAAacgaaaaataaacaaaaaactcTCACATGTCTCTCACGTCTCAAAAGTTCATTTGAGTCTTACACTTATGTACTATATATTCCCCATAAACATTTGTATGCAAAAACAAtaagaacaacaacagcagcaaacAGCAAACGAAATGCGAAAACGTTATTAtggaaatagaaaaaaaaactacaaaaaaaaataaataaaaaatcatatttaaaaaaaactttgaaatGTACTCTTCTTTCTTGGGTTGGTTTAAAAATTTCAGCGAAGGTCGCCAAGATTAGCATGGAGGGGCAATAATTATTACTTTTATAATATGCCAAGCAAgaaaaaactaaaagaatTACTTAGCATTCCGGTGAAACATTCCCAATGGGGTTTCGCACCCACCTAGAGGCCTCTCCATTTCGTTTTAAGTTCTCGGTTCTTCAGTCTGTCTTCGCTATCGAAAGTTCGCGGAACTCACCGgtcaaaaatattgaaatcgtAATAAATGTGATTGATACATTGGCGAAAAGCATTAAAATTCAGCATGGGATGTTCGACAAATCTGTTTTGGTTCTTTGTAAGTGCGTAGGAACAAGCAGCTCGCAAATAAATTATGTACGCATTAGTTCATTACTCAGGAATTTTTGACTTTGGTGCAAAAATGAGATTTTATATGCACTTAACGTTAAAGTAAAATAAGTGGGATCTTACTATCACAGTTTATGTTCTAGAGgcaaaaagtttatttattcgtttaaaaaaaaaattattattattattattaaatttaaaataaactgaAACTATAGTCAAGGAAAAACTGATAGAAACAAATCATCCTGTATAGATTAACGTTCGTTTTTTACCCTCACAGTACCTAAAAATTTGCTTGCAACTAACAATATGTATGGAAATGTGTAGTTTAACACCTATTCACAGATTCCCATAAGGACGGGAAAGCAGTTTTAAAGTTTCATTTTTATGTGTTTTATGCCGCGACTTAACTTACAACTTTACAAAGCTTAAACAAGCTCTTAACTTTTCACTCGACAGTCTTAACGCCTTAATATatgcaaaatgtttttattcattaccagatttttgttttaatcaCAAAAGTATACGCCACGTTTGCCAGTCCATCACCAGCAAATATCGAAGTATATAACAAGACAGCGGAGAAAAATGAAAGTAGCAGAGCCAAAGTGAGCAATTATTTTCTGCACGAGCCCTATGGTAGGCAATATAAAAGATTTTATCTATGATTAAATACaaagtatattaattaattattttttaataataggTGCCAACACTTATGCCTTTGGCTATAAGGTCGATGACCCGCAGACAAAAAACTCTCAGTTCCGCGAGGAAAAACGCTTTGCAAATGGCAGCATTCAGGGAAGCTATGGATATGCCAGACCCGATGGTCGCATAGAGGTCACCAAATATCAAGCGGATGAGGATGGGGGTTACTCTGCCAAGATTCAGACTTTTAAGGCAGGAGATGACAGGGTGAGATCTGTTTGGCCCACCGAAAGACCCGATATTCTTGTGGAGAGAAGCAGAACAGATTCCCCCTCCAATGTCACCTGGGATCCCAAGAGTCACCTCAATGTGAGCGTGTCCAACGTGGCAGACCAAGTGGCCCAGCAGCTGAAGGAGCAGCATGGTCTCGACCTCAACCACATCGATGTGACCAAGGATGTGCTGAAACCAGCAGTGCTGGACGTGATTCAGGGCAAGGCCCCAGCCAAGGGTCGGCCAGTTCAGAATCTAATCCCCCAGCAATTTCCCATAGTTCCCTTCCAACTGCCAGCGGATCAAGAAACCACCAAGGCCACCAGCACTGCAGAACCCAAGAAATCCGAAAGTTCAAAATACAACAGGGCCAAAACCAACAATGCCGAGAAGGCTCCTCAAGTCGAGGAGACGGAGGCGGGCTTGGCACCGCCCAGGCCACTGGTCAATAGCAGTCCAAGCAATGCAAATTGGCAACAGAGAGCCATTGAGGCAAATCGCCGTGAATTCCTGCCCAATTTACCCAATCTAAGTGAGGCCAGGCGAGAGTAAATGTTTCAGCAGACCAAAGTAAATGCTTAAGAGTTTtcaacaataaatattaaagagGAGGGCCTGTTACCCAAAAGTACACAGAAAAAAgtatgtttacattttaaattaaaaacgaataaaaaattgcaaaataattcgtatttttaaatgggttcattttaattttttttaagatatgAGATAGTTACGTGATAGTTACTgaatgaatattaaaaattacttTCTTTAATGATATTGTTTattaagataaatatataaaatgctTAAGGTTATGAATCAAATCTAATTGTTAATGTTTATTATGCCAAcacatattattattatttaattaatttaatttataattattattatataatggTAATTATTAAGACAATTTACAATTTGAATGGGTATTGAATATAGGCCAATTAGTTCTCTTATTACATATGCTATAGgattgttcatttattttatctcAGTGCTCGTAGGCAATATTAGTTAAGACAAGAGCAATCCCTGCGCTAGTTATTAGGTAAGCTTCTTTCACTTTTCATTCGCGCCACGTCTTTCACCGATACCTTGGCCATAAAAAAGTGATCACAATTTGGCCACAAAGGCAAAAAGAGCAACAAAAGAATTCCACACACTGAACGGCATAATTGAGCCAGCAATAGGAGGCGCCGGGTATTTGTGGCATTTTTGAAATATCTTCCGGGTGCCAAAGTGGAGCAGTCTTGATCCCAATCTAAATCGCAAGCCGCCTttgaagtttttgtttttatttttttatttaccccCCCCTTTATATAGGTTAATTTGTGTCGCCCACAGCAGGTCGGATTGGGTTTCTGATGGATATTCCCGCCATTCAGGAAGACATCGATGGGATCACGTTGCAGTCAAGTGTAAATGTTTTGCCATTTAATTGCTCCAAATTTCCAAATGCGTTTCCATCGCGAGTGCCAAGCTCATGTTAACTGGAAAAAAACGGAAGGAAATGCGAATTGCATTTCGATTTCTGTTATCGTTTTCACTTTCCACGCCATTCCTATCGCTCTTTCTCGCTGATTTATTATTCCATTATTGCGGCAGCTTTAATTTGTGGCACGCACACTCCTCGTAGATTGCGAAATTAAGCTGCCAAAAAGCACTCCAAACACTTTAAAGTGTATTTGTTGAATTTTACATTTGTATGGTCTGATTTTTCTTTACTGTGTGCATTTATTACTCACGATTTTGTATCTGGTACATTCACTTTTATGCTTGACTGAGATGGCTGGAAATAAAATCTCTTTCGATGGGGAAAGGCTTAATGTAGTAGGAAATGGGAATGTTCTTGCTTGattatataaaatacattttgtagCTCATTAATAAGCTTGTATCCTACTTAATTAGCCCAACTGTGGTTACTTTCATATGCACTCGTCTATTTTATTGTATGCTAATTTAACTGCTATCCATTCCATTCCAATTCATTGCTTTCGGTTTCTTTCTTTTTGGCATACATATTCGGTCATTAACTAATTGCTGAGGCAATCGGCTTGCACCACCACCGCCCCATCGAGAGGCTCTGTGAaagtgtttataattttccCCTCATTTTCGGCTAGGGCGTGACTAACGTATACGTTATTTCTTCATTACGTAGCCGCACAGTGGGCCCCGTACAAGTGGCAATTGCACTTCAACTTAACATTGAGATCGCGGGCGTTGTCCCTGCAGCGCCAGGCTCATAAATAAACTAATAAAacgatatatacatatatgttttCGAGGGGGGCATGGAAATATATGTCCGAGCTGACAACTTGATTAGGGGATCTGCAGCCGGTTTTTGGTCCTGCCTTCCAGGCCCCCAGGCGGTTGCATAAAATTAACCATTTTATAATCTCGATATGGTACTCGAAACTGGTAAATTTCATAATATCCGGTTCGGGCGAGCTTGAAAAGTTGTTAATTTGTTGCATCTttgtgcagcagcagcagcaggaaaaACAAAGTTGCGCCAAAAATGACAGCAATTAGCCGGCTACGGAATAAGGTAAAAGTATTTAACCTACTTTGCGGCTGCATTTCCCCTCACTTCCCCTTTTGGGGAAAAGCGTTTTTCACTGGGTAGGAAATGGCAGAGCAACAGAGAGGGAGACACACATTCAATTGGCGCCTAATTAATGAGCCACTCTGGCTGAGAAAGTCCAAGGAAGTCGTCATGGGAAAACTTGTGCCGCCGCCCGATTTCCTCAACCCCATGCGATGTGTGAAAATGGCAGTGGCACTTTTGcagttaaattaaaatatttaacaattaCCGCGGGCCTGTGAATGCAAAGcgtaaatattttgattagtCAATGATACAATTAGAGCTGCAAGAAAATCAATTGGAAAATTGTAAAGCCGCCAACAAGACTTGGCACTCTCGACTTTTCCGCGTGTTGCTCCACACACAAACAGTCGAGAGTCTTGGAATATGAAAACGAAAATGAGTGTCGCTCGACTGTCCCAGCTGCCATATGATATGATTATGTGATTTggcaatttgcatttaattaatttcttcAGCTATTTATTATGTCAACGCCAGCAGCCGAAGCTCAAGACCCGCGGCAGAAGTCGAGGGGCTGGAAAAGCAGAAGGGGCGGCTGCAATTGCTGTTACCGCACCGAATTCAGGTGAATATTATTTGTTACCGTTGAAAGGCTTTTCAGATTATGCCTCGGCGGCAGTTATATCACGGAGTGCATAATCAAAGCTGACGGCGATGATGACGGCTGGATGCGATTGAGTAATGAAGAATGCCGGATTGAAGCTGACAGGACTAAGTCAAGCTTTCTGGGAATCACAAGGCATtctacaaaaattaaataaaacaatgcaCCTCTTTTGCACCACCAAAATGAATGAAGaactaataattttattttaaatggtaTTTTTAGTAAAGGACATTtgaacaaaagtaaaaaaaagatgaatatttatatttaaatgcatgCATTTTccaatctttaaaaatttagctaatatttaatgtataaaattaaaatatttaaaaactttgAATCTAAAAAAGGAATTCCAAGAATGTAGTCATAGTTaataatttcgtttttaaaacttaaaaacttcCTTGTTATATTTGAAGTCTGCTTCCCGTTTATATTGGGAAAATAGTTGCCCAATAGATTAAACATATCTAATGTCTATAATTTCACCCagcttataaatatttaccatAGACAATGTATGACCAATGCATTTTACACCTAATAATTTTACTGGACAGTTGGTGATGCTTCCTACGGTTAGCTGGTTTGAAAGGCaacttaatacattttattgcTCATACGCAGTGTGTGGCTGATACTAACGATCAATATAAAGAAAACGGCATCAACTTGCGGTCCGATTGCGGTTGCACTTTTAAGTTCAATGTTCGCTGGCAATTAGCCGTATATTTCTCTCTCATTTTCTGTTTGACCACGCACATTTCTCTGCGGAATCGAGTTGGCCAGTCCCCAGCCAAATCGTGTTTTATTCGCCATGCCtgcaaataaattaatataaattgcTGGTAATTGAATGCGTTGGGATGCCCTGGTGCTGCGCAGCTCCTCGAATGTAATTTTCAATTACAGCAGCCACAATCGCTGCCGTTTTCGGTTGCGTAAGTCTAAGCCGCATAAAAGGATAACCATTAAAAGAGCAACATCGGCTGCCGCGGTATCCAAAACTGAAGCCA
Encoded here:
- the LOC119553774 gene encoding uncharacterized protein LOC119553774 — encoded protein: MGCSTNLFWFFIFVLITKVYATFASPSPANIEVYNKTAEKNESSRAKVSNYFLHEPYGANTYAFGYKVDDPQTKNSQFREEKRFANGSIQGSYGYARPDGRIEVTKYQADEDGGYSAKIQTFKAGDDRVRSVWPTERPDILVERSRTDSPSNVTWDPKSHLNVSVSNVADQVAQQLKEQHGLDLNHIDVTKDVLKPAVLDVIQGKAPAKGRPVQNLIPQQFPIVPFQLPADQETTKATSTAEPKKSESSKYNRAKTNNAEKAPQVEETEAGLAPPRPLVNSSPSNANWQQRAIEANRREFLPNLPNLSEARRE